A portion of the Streptomyces platensis genome contains these proteins:
- a CDS encoding PIG-L family deacetylase, translating to MSAPSLLAVFAHPDDESLSAGGALARHAADGARTAVVTATWAHGTHRAEELAEALRILGAGKPRLLGYADARVPHSAPGCVRFCEAPLDEAVGRMVTHIRDFRPDIMVTHDAYGGLPGHPDHVHTHRVTMLAAQAAGLAQLYPDAGAPWQPRALYLATHPHSAVPALRDVIGTRKAVYSVPDEQVTATVDVGPWIEQKIAAVLAHRSEVERGALPGLIAALPPDARERLFATEWYIRHTPMTVAAPQTALTV from the coding sequence ATGTCGGCGCCGAGCTTGCTCGCGGTCTTCGCGCACCCGGACGACGAGTCGTTGTCGGCGGGCGGAGCGCTCGCCCGTCACGCAGCTGACGGCGCGCGTACCGCAGTCGTCACGGCGACCTGGGCCCACGGCACTCATCGTGCTGAGGAGTTGGCCGAGGCGCTGCGGATCCTCGGCGCGGGCAAGCCGCGGCTGCTCGGCTACGCCGATGCGCGGGTGCCGCACTCGGCCCCGGGCTGTGTCCGGTTCTGCGAGGCGCCGCTCGACGAGGCGGTGGGGCGGATGGTGACGCACATCCGGGATTTCCGCCCGGACATCATGGTCACTCACGACGCCTATGGCGGGCTGCCCGGCCATCCGGACCACGTACACACCCACCGGGTGACCATGCTGGCTGCCCAGGCGGCCGGACTCGCTCAGCTCTATCCGGACGCCGGTGCCCCCTGGCAGCCCCGCGCCCTCTACTTGGCCACGCACCCGCACTCGGCCGTGCCGGCGCTGAGAGACGTGATCGGTACGCGCAAGGCGGTGTACAGCGTTCCGGACGAACAGGTCACCGCAACCGTCGACGTCGGCCCTTGGATCGAGCAGAAGATCGCCGCCGTACTGGCCCATCGCTCCGAGGTGGAGCGGGGCGCCCTACCGGGTCTGATCGCCGCCCTGCCGCCGGATGCACGAGAGCGGCTCTTCGCCACCGAGTGGTACATCCGCCACACCCCCAT
- a CDS encoding YqjF family protein, whose amino-acid sequence MLSELAAPEPVTAEPPYSLAPVLLTQSWLDLAFLHWAVDPAEVAPLLPAGTVPDTFDGATYVGLVAFRMHRVGWFKLPGIPYLGTFPETNVRLYSVDSSGRRGVVFRSLDASRLIPVAFARAVVRLPYLWSRMSVRHDGDTVSYASTRRWPGPRGAHCRITVRKGAPVAAPTALEHFLTARWGLHHTVHGRPSYLHNAHPRWPLHRAELLHLDENVIAAAGLSTPLGQPVSVLYSPGVPVTFGRPTPGA is encoded by the coding sequence GTGCTGTCCGAACTCGCTGCGCCGGAGCCCGTGACCGCCGAGCCGCCGTACTCGCTCGCGCCGGTCCTGCTCACCCAGAGCTGGCTCGATCTGGCGTTCCTGCACTGGGCCGTTGATCCGGCGGAGGTGGCTCCCCTGCTGCCGGCCGGGACGGTTCCGGACACCTTCGACGGAGCCACCTACGTCGGGCTGGTGGCGTTCCGGATGCATCGGGTCGGATGGTTCAAGCTTCCGGGTATCCCCTACCTCGGCACCTTTCCGGAGACGAATGTCCGTCTCTACTCGGTGGACAGCAGCGGACGGCGCGGGGTGGTCTTCCGGTCTCTGGACGCCTCCCGGCTGATACCGGTGGCCTTCGCGCGCGCCGTGGTCCGGCTGCCGTATCTGTGGTCCCGGATGTCCGTCCGGCACGACGGCGACACCGTCAGCTACGCCAGCACCCGGCGCTGGCCCGGTCCGCGCGGGGCACACTGCCGGATCACCGTGCGGAAGGGCGCTCCCGTGGCAGCGCCCACCGCACTCGAACACTTTCTGACCGCGCGCTGGGGCCTGCACCACACGGTTCACGGACGGCCGTCGTATCTGCACAACGCCCATCCGCGCTGGCCGCTGCACCGGGCAGAGCTGCTGCACCTCGACGAGAACGTGATCGCGGCAGCGGGCCTGTCCACGCCGCTGGGGCAGCCGGTCAGTGTGCTGTACTCCCCCGGTGTCCCGGTGACGTTCGGCCGCCCCACGCCGGGCGCCTGA